A stretch of DNA from Arthrobacter jiangjiafuii:
CCGGCGAATCCATGGCCCGGCAGGTCGCCGCGATGGTGGGTTTCCAGGACGCCGGCGCCGAGGTCTTCGACTACGGCAACTCGATCCGCGACGAGGCCCGGCAGGGCGGCTACGACCGCGCGTTCGAGTTCCCCGGCTTCGTCCCCGCCTACATCCGCCCGCTCTTCTGCGAGGGCATGGGCCCGTTCCGCTGGGTGGCGCTCTCCGGAGACCCGCAGGACATAGCCGTCACGGACGCCGCGATGAAGGAATTGTTTCCGGAGAACGAGCGGCTGCACCGCTGGCTCGATGCCGCCGCGGAACACGTGGAGTTCGAGGGGCTGCCGGCCCGGATCTGCTGGCTGGGCTACGGCGACCGGGCCAAGGCCGGGCTGCTGTTCAATCGGCTCGTGGCCGAGGGCAAGGTCAGCGCGCCCATCGTGATTGGCCGCGACCACCTGGACTCCGGCTCGGTGGCCTCGCCGTACCGGGAAACCGAAGCCATGGCCGACGGCTCCGACGCCGTTGCCGACTGGCCGTTGCTGAACGCCATGTTGAACACCGCTTCCGGGGCCACCTGGGTCTCCATCCACCACGGCGGCGGTGTCGGCATCGGCCGCTCCATCCACGCCGGACAGGTCTCAGTGGCTGACGGGACCGAACTGGCGGCCCGGAAACTGGACCGGCTGCTGACCAATGATCCGGGCACCGGCGTCGTCCGCCATGCCGACGCCGGCTACCAGCGGGCGGCCGAGGTTGCCGTCGAGCGCGGCATCCGCCTGCCGATGAGCGAAGGCTAGGAACGGGGATGCCGGCGGCGTTCTTAGCTGGTGGGAGCATAGACAGGGTGAACACAACGAGCGTCGTCAGTCTCCTGTCCGCCATCGAAGATACCGGCCGCGATACCCGCCGCGGCGGCTATTCCCGCCCGGTGTACTCCAGTGCTGAACTGCAGCTGCGCGAATGGTTCACCGCCGAGGCGGCCCGCCGCGGGCTGGCTGTGGAAACCGACCGGAACGGCATTCTCTGGGCCTGGTGGGATCTGTCCGACAGCAGCGCGTCCGCCGGCCCGGCCGGCGTTCCGGACCGCCGCGGCGCCCTGGTCACCGGTTCCCATCTCGACTCGGTCCCTGGTGGCGGTGCCTTCGACGGTCCGCTCGGCGTGGCCAGCGCCCTCGCTGCCGTGGACCTGCTGCGGGCCCGCGAGCGGGACGGCAGCCTGGTCCGGAACCGGGCGCTCGCCGTCGCGGTGTTCCCGGAGGAGGAAGGGTCGCGGTTCGGCGTCGCCTGCCTCGGCTCGCGCCTGCTGGCCGGAACAATCGACCCGCGCAAGGCCCTCGCGCTGCGCGACGCCGACGGCAACACCTTCGCCGATGTCTCCCGTACCCACGGGCTGGATCCAGAGGCGATGGGCCGCGACGACGCTGTACTGCGCACCATCGGCGACTTTGTGGAACTGCACGTGGAGCAGGGACAGGGCCTGAACACCGAGGAATTCACCGACGCGGCCGGGCGCGGACCAGCGCTGGCCGTGGGCGGGTCGATCCTGGGCCACGGCCGGTGGCGGTTCAGTTTTACCGGTCAGGGCAACCACGCCGGCACCACCCTCATGACCGACCGGGCCGACCCCATGGTGGCAGCCGCCCAGCTGATCGTGGCCGTACGCCAGACCGCGTCCGCCCAGCCCGGGGCGCGGGGCACCGTAGGGCGGCTGGAACCGGTTCCCGGCGGCACCAACGTCATTGCCTCCCGAGTGGAGCTCTGGCTGGACGTCCGGCACCCGGACGACGCCGTAACCGCTTCCCTGGTGGAAAAAATCCACGGCCAGGCACAGAAAATCGCAGCGTTTGAAGGCTGCACCGTGCACATGACTGAGGAATCCTCCTCCGGCACGGTGCACTTCGACCCCGCACTGCAGCGCTCCCTGGAGCAGTCCGTTGCGCGTACCGTTCCCGGAGCTCCGGTGCTGGCCACCGGGGCGGGGCACGACGCCGGGGTGCTGGCCGCGCGGGTGCCCACCGGCATGCTGTTTGTCCGCAACCCGTCCGGCATCAGCCACTCCCCGGAGGAATACGTGGAGAACGATGACGCCGACGCCGGTGTGACAGCGCTCGCGGACGTGCTGGAAGACCTGCTGTGACGGCACCTAAACCGGGGCAGGCCATCTGGTGTGAGCAGGGCTGGCTCAACGGCGCGGTGGAGGACGGGATCCGGCTGGAGGTCGACGACGCCGGCACTGTCACCTTGGCCACGCCCGCAACCGCCCCGCAGCCCGGGGACCTCCAGCTGACCGGCGTCACCTTCCCCGCGGCGTCGAACGCGCACTCCCACGCCTTTCACCGGATCCTGCGCGGACGCACCCACGCCGGCGGCCGGGGCAGCTTCTGGACCTGGCGGGAGCAGATGTACGAGGCAGCCGGCACCCTGACGCCGGAGCTGTACGAGCAGCTGGCCACCGCGGTGTTTGCCGAGATGGTGGTTGCCGGCTTTACCTCCGTGGCCGAGTTCCACTATGTCCACCATCAGCCGGACGGCACCCCGTACGGCGGAGAACACTCAGAAGAGCACGCCATGGAGCGGGCGCTGGCCCGGGCCGCCGTCGCCGCCGGCATCCGGCTGACCCTGCTGGACACCTGCTATCTGGCCGGCGGCTTTGATGCCCCGCTCAACACTGGACAGCAGCGGTTCGGCGATACCGACGCCGCGGCCTGGCTGGAACGGCTGGCCTCGCTGCGCAACGCCTTGGCCAACGAGTTCGATCCGGCCCAGGTCAGCGTCGGTGCGGCCCTGCACTCAGTGCGCGGCGTTCCGGAGGCCGATCTGGCAATGATCGCCGCGCACCTGCCGGCCGATCTTCCGCTGCACATCCACCTCTCCGAACAGCCGGCCGAAAATGAGGCCTGCCTTCAGGCCACCGGCCTGACCCCGACCATGCTGCTGCACCGGCGCGGCTTGATCAGCCGCCGGCTCTCCGCCGTGCACGCCACCCACCTGACCGGAGAAGACATCGCGGTCCTGGGCGCCGCCGGTGCCACCGTGGTCATGTGTCCCACCACCGAGGCCGACCTGGCCGACGGCATCGGCCCCGCCGCCGCCCTCCGCGCTGCCGGGGCCCGGATCGCGCTGGGCACCGACCAGCACGCCGTCGTCGATCCCTTCCTGGAGATGCGCGCGCTGGAATACGGCGAACGGTTGGCCTCGGGGGAACGCGGCCGGTTTACTCCCGGCGACCTGCATCAGGCCGCCTCCGGTGCCGGAACACACGCCCAGGGGCGGCCGGATCCGGGGCTGGCGCCGGGAAACGTCTGTGATCTGATGAGCGTTGCCCCCCACAGCCTGCGCACGGCCGGGTCCCGTCCCGGTCAGCTGGCACTGACCGCCACCGCTGCCGATGTCCACACCGTCGTCGTCGGCGGGCGGGTCCTGGCCCGCAACGGCCGGCACAGCAGCCTGGGCGACCCGGGCGTGCTGCTCGGGGCAGCTATCGCCGCCGTCGACACCGCCGGCGCCACCACTTTCGAAGGAATCCCGCACCCATGACCCCGGCCTCGACCCTCATCACCAACATCGGCGAACTCTCCACGCAGGACTATGCCCAGGGGCCGGAGGCCTCCGTGCTGCGGGATGCCGCAGTGGTGTTCGAGGGCGAGCGGATCAGCTGGATTGGTGCCGCCGCCGACGCGCCCGCTGCAGACGAGACGATGGACGCCGGAGGACGTGCGGGGCTGCCCGGCTGGGTGGACTCGCATACGCACCTGGTCTTCGCCGGGGACCGGAGTGCTGAGTTCGAGGCCCGGATGGCGGGGGAGTCCTACGCGGCAGGCGGTATTGCCGTTACCACCGCCGCGACCCGCGCGGCGTCGGACTACGACCTGACCCGGCTGTTGCTCGCCCGCGTTGCCGAGGCGGCCGCCGGCGGCACCACCTACCTGGAGACCAAGACCGGCTACGGGCTGAACGTTCAGGAGGAGCAGCGCAGCGCCCGGATCGCGTCCACGGTGGCGGACCAGGTCACCTTCCTGGGTGCGCATCTGGTGCCCGACGGCATGGATGCCGAGGAGTACACCGACCTGGTCTGCACCGCTATGCTCACCGCGGTGCGCCCGTACGTGCAGTGGGCGGATGTGTTCTGCGAACAGGGAGCCTTCACCGCGGAGCAGTCGAGGCGGGTGCTGGCCGCCTGCCGCAAGGCCGGCCTGGGGCTGCGGGTACATGGAAACCAGCTCGGATACGGTGCCGGGGTGGCCCTGGCCGTGGAGTTCGGGGCGGCCAGCGTGGACCATGTGAACTACCTGTCCGACGACGACGTCGCGGCGCTCGCGGGCACCTGGACCGGGTGGGGGCCGGGGCGCTCCGGAACGCCGGGCACCGTGGCGACCTGCCTGCCGGCCTGTGACCTCTCCACCCGGGCTCCGCTGGCCGATGCGCGCCGGCTGCTGGACGCCGGGGTGCCGGTGGCCCTGGCCTCGAACTGTAATCCGGGCACCTCCTATACGAGCTCGATGACCTTCTGCGTTGCCACAGCCGTGCTGCAGATGGGCCTGACCGTCCAGGAGGCCGTCCGGGCGGCCACGTTCGGCGGTGCCCTGGCCCTGCGGGTGCACACCGGGGAGGACCGGGACGGGCAGCGGGCGGTGGGTTCGCTCGCCGTCGGGCACCGTGCCGATCTGCAGCTGCTCAACGCGCCCTCAGCCGCGCACCTGGCCTACCGGCCGGGTATGCCGCTGACCGGCAGTGTCTGGCGGGCCGGTGTGCGGGTGCGCTGATCCGGAGGACGGGTTCATCCCGGCACCCTTGCCCTCCGCTCGCGCTCCGGGTTGAGATGTGCCATGGGAAAACTCCTTTACCTGATCTCCTGCACCCTGGACGGCTACATCGCCGATGAAACGGGCGACCTGTCCTGGGCAGTCCCGGATGAGGCCATGGTGGAATCGGTCACCGCGGACCTGGCCAACGTGGGCACGCACCTGTATGGACGGCGGATGTACGAATCCATGGCCGTCTGGGAAACCGATCCTTCCCTCGCCGAAGGTTCACCGGCGGCAGCAGCCTTCGCCGAGAACTGGAACCGGGCCCACAAAGTGGTCTTCTCCCGCACCCTTGGGGACATCTGGACGGAACGGACCCGGCTGGAACGGGAATTCACGGTGGAAGCCTTCGACCGGGTGGAGGCCGAGACGCCGGGCGACCTGCTGATTGAAGGTCCCACCGTGACCGCAGCCGCCTTTGAGCTGGGGCTGGTGGACGTGGTGTCCCTGATGGTCTACCCCGTGACGGTGGGCGCCGGCACCAAGGTGTTTCCCGAGGGACTCAAACTCAACCTGCGGCTGCTGAGCGAACAGCGCTTCGACAGGACCGGAATGGTCAAACTCACGTACGAAACGGTCCGCTCCTAAACCGGACCCCAAACCCCGCCCGCTTCCCACCGCGGCAGCGGGAGCCGGCCCGGAGCGGAGCAGCCGGGACGCCGGCGGCATCCGGCACGGCGGCATCCGGCACAATGGGACCATGCGCGCCGCCTTTCCCTCCGCCCCCGCCGAAGCCCTGGATCCGCGGGCGCGGAAGATGCTCGTCTTCGAAATCCTGATTGTGCTGGGACTCTCGCTGGGCAGATCCGGCGTGTACGCCGTCGTCGAACTCCTGGAAAAAGCCTCCAAGGGCCCCCTCGCCGGGCAGACCACCACGCTGAATCCGGTGCTGGACGAGAGCCCGTGGTTCGACCTGACCTATCAGCTGCTGGGGATCTTCTTCTCCCTGCTGCCGGTGGCGCTGGTGCTCTACCTGCTGACCGGGCCGGGCAAGAGCGCGTTCCGGCGGATCGGCTTCACCTTCGCCAAGCCGCTGCGCGACTTCGGGCTGGGGGTCGCCCTGGCAGCCGTGATCGGCGTCGGCACGCTCGGCGTCTACGCGGCAGGCCGGGCACTGGGCATCACCACGGCGCTGGTCCCGGCGGCGCTGGACACCTATTGGTGGACCCTGCCGGTGCTGATCCTCTCCGCCCTGCGGCACGCCGTGCTGGAGGAGGTCATCGTGGTGGGATACCTGTTTGTGCGGCTGCGGCAGCTGGGCTGGAGCACACCGGCGATCATCCTCACCAGCGCCCTGATCCGCGCCAGTTACCACCTTTACCAGGGGATCGGACCGGGCATCGGCAACTTCCTGATGGGGCTGCTCTTCGGCTACGCCTACACCAAAACGAAGCGGGTGATGCCGCTGGTGATCGCGCACGCGCTCGTGGATATTGCCGGCTTTGTCGGATTCGCACTGTTCGGTCCGGCGATCGGGATCGGCGGCTGAGCCCTCGTTTCGGAGCCGGGGCGCCGGGTCCCACGCTAGGCTTTTCGAATGAGCGACGCCGATAAGCACATGGAGAGCACCCCCTCGTGACACTGACGACCCCGTGGGGAGCAGACCTGGACCCCGACGCCGTGCTGCAGGAATATCCCCGGCCGCAGCTGGTCCGCGACAGCTACCTGAACCTCAACGGCTACTGGCAGTACACGATCACCTCGGCCCGCCGCGAACTGGCCCCCGCGGAGGATGAGTGGGACGGCCGCATCCTGGTGCCCTTCTCTCCTGAGGCCCCGCTCTCCGGCGTCAACCGGCAGCTCCAGCCCCAGCAGGTGCTCTGGTACCGGCGGACCCTGCGGCTGCCGGCCGGGTTCGCGGGCGAGCGCGTGCTGCTGCACTTCGGGGCCGTGGACCAAAGCTGCACCGTCACGGTCAACGGCATCGACGTGGGCGGGCACGACGGCGGCTACCTTCCGTTTTCGCTGGACGTCACCGCTGCGCTGCGCTCCGGAGCTGGAGATGCCGCCGCGGTGGAGGGCTCCGCGGAGGAACCCGAGCAGGAAATCGTGGTCCGGGTCCGGGACATCAGCAACACCGGCTACGCAAGCCGCGGCAAGCAGACCCTGGACCGTGGCGGCATCTGGTACACCGCCCAGTCGGGCATCTGGCAGACCGTCTGGCTGGAATCAGTGCCGTGCATCAGCATTTCGCAGCTGGTCCTGGTGCCCTCGCTGGACTCCGTGGCGGTGACCGTCCTGCTCGATGGCGAACCGGCCGGGGCCGGTGGCCCCTCCTCAGGCGGCCCTGTCACAGCGGAGCTGCAGGCGGTGATTACCGTGTCCGCCGGCGGGCGCACTGTGGCGGACGCCGTCGTCGTACCCGGAACCCCGGCACAGATTCCGGTGCCCGACCCGCAGCTGTGGACGCCGGAAGATCCGTTCCTGTACGACGTGACGGTGCAGCTGCAGGCGGCGGGCGAAACCGTCGACAGCGTCCGCAGCTACACCGGCCTGCGCACCTTCGGCACGGGACCGGACGCCGCCGGGCATACCCGGCTGCTGCTCAACGGCCGGCCGTACTTCCACGCCGGGCTGCTGGACCAGGGGTACTGGCCGGACGGGCTGTACACCGCGCCGTCGGACGAGGCGCTGGCCTACGATATCCAGGCCGCAAAGGACCTGGGCTTCACCTTGCTGCGCAAGCACATCAAGATTGAACCGCTGCGCTGGTACTACCACTGCGACCGCCTGGGCATGCTGGTGTGGCAGGACCTGGTCAACGGCGGCCGGCCCTACCGGCCTGCGATTGCCGACGCCCCGGCCGTGGGCGCGCGTCATCACGACGACGGCGACTACAAGGCGTTCGGGCGCGCGGACACGCAGGGCCGGGAGGACTTCCGCACCGAGCTGCGCGGCACGGTGGACCTGCTGCGCAACGCCGCCTCGATTGCCGTCTGGGTGCCGTTCAACGAAGGCTGGGGGCAGTTCGATGCCAACGCCGCCGCTGACCTGCTGCGCGGCCTGGACCCCACCCGCAGCATCGACCATGCCAGCGGCTGGCATGACCAGGGCGGGGGAGACCTCAAGAGCGTCCACGTGTACTTCGTGCCGTTCAAGCTGCACCGGGGCTGGCTGAAGGACGGCCGCGCCGTGGTGCTCTCCGAATACGGTGGCTACAGCCTGCGGGTGCCGGGCCACACATTCAACGACAAGGAGTTCGGCTACCGGCGGTTCAAGACACCCGACGCCTTGCTCAAGGCCTACGTGAAGCTGCACCGCAAGCAGATCGAACCGGCGGTGGCCCGGGGCCTGGCCGCGACCGTCTATACGCAGCTGACCGACGTCGAGGACGAGGTGAACGGGCTGCTCACCTACGACCGCCGCGTGGTGAAGATCGATGCCGGCACCGTCCGCGGGCTCAATGCCCGGCTGGTCGCGGCGGCAGCTTCGGCAGCTCCTCCGATCCGGTAAGGGCAGAGCCGGGGCGGTTCGGTAATCCCTCCGCTTTGTGGCAATCCCTCCGCGGCGCAGCGGAGGGATTGCCACAAAGCGGAGGGGAATCAGCGGTGGCGGGATTGGGACAGCCCCGCCCGGACCAGACGCTGCACCAAAGCCTCCGGGTGTTGCGGTGGCCTGGTGATGTCATTCCAGGACCAGCGGACAAATCCAACTCCGGTGGCCCGAATGGCGTCTTCCCGGCGTTTCTCCCGCAGGAGGGTGTCCCACGACGGTGCAATGCCGGCTTTGCCGCGTCCGTATTTCACCGAACCGTCGAACTCCCCGGCGAGCTTGTGCCCGGGCCAGTAAAAGTCAGTACGGAACCGGCCTGCCGTGGTCGCGAATTCGTGCTGGAGCTCCGGGTCTGGAAAACCATGCCGGTACAGCACGGCCCGGGAGTAGGACTCCCCGGCTGACTCGGAGAGCACCTGCGCGAAGTCGATAACCCGCAGGGCCCGGAGTCGTTTGGCGCTGTCAGGCAGGTGCTCGGCTAACTCCCGGAGCTGCTCTTTCCGCAGAGCGGGAAGACCGCGATCGGGGTCCGGACGAAGGACGTGATCCATGGCCGGGACCGCGCGCTCAAAGTTCAGATAGGCAGCCATGTCCAGGACGGTATGCGCACGGGAAGTCACAGGGACTCCGTCCCGCATGGTGACCGGTTCCAGCAGCCGGCGCTCAGTCCAGCGGAGATTCCCGCGGCGCCTGCCATGGGTCGGGTGGATGGCCAGCAGCAGTACTTCGGGCGAATCCCCTATCACTGGGAGTCCCCAGATGACAGCGGCGGATTGTTGGATCAGGACGCGCTGCCCCGGCACCTGTTCCACAGCGGCCCGGATTCGTGCCCGCTGCCGTTCCCAGGGCGGCAGCTTCTGCCAGTCGTCCGCCTGCATGTAGACACCAGGGCGGAGGCGGACGAGTTTGCCCGATCGGCAGCTCAGCGCCAGGGAACGCCGGTCCGTACCGCTGGCTTCGGCATCTGCCGAGAAAATGAGTGCGGGGTCCATGCCTCAAGGCTGGACGTGCGGCCGCGGGCCTGCGAGGGCAGCAGTCCCAGGTGTGGAAAACCCTCCGGTTTGGGAAATTCCTGCCACTGCGCAGCGGAGGGATCCGGGCAAAGCGGAGGGATCCGGACAAACCGGAGCGGACCCCGGACGCACCGGAGGGATCCGGACAAACGGGAGGGGACCCCGGCGGCAGAGCTAGATTTCGACGGACCCGTTGGCCGTATCGAAGGTGACGGACATGATGCCCGGGGTTCCCTTGGGGGAAATCCAGGTGACGCCCACGTTTTCCAGCGGCTCCTCGATGGGGGTGCCAAGCCACTGCGCGACGCGGTCCGCTGAACCTGCAATGGTCAGCGAGGCCAGCTTCACCGCACCGGGCATGCCGGGCAGGGCAGCGGACGGGTGGAGCGCTTCAGTGCCGTCGTCCCAGCGCAGCATGTAGGGCACCTGGGGATCGGCGATTAGGCCGTTGATCCCGATCTGCTGCCAGGTGAGCTCCTGGCCGTCGGGGAATTTCCGGTTGCCGGGAACGGCCGCCCGGCCCAGCCGCTCTTCAAACGGTGCGAGGTTGTCCACCGCTACGCACCAGCCCATCCAGCCGCCTCCGCATTCGGAGCGCTGGCGCACGGCCTGGCCGAAGGGCGCCTTGTCCGACGCCGGGTGGTTCAGCGCCTCGACGACCTCAATGTACTGGTGGTTGGCCAGGGGGAGAATCATGTTGCGGGTTCCGAAACGCGGGTGCACACCGCCCTTGACGAAGTCAGCTCCCAGAGCAGAGGCGATCCTCTCGGTCGTGGCCAAAAGACCGTCGGATTCGCAGGCATAAGATACATGGTCCAAACGCATGCGGCCCATAATGGCACGTTGTGACGCACCTCTCGACCAAGGCTTGCCTAAGTAGGAAAAAGGATCCCTGAACACCGCGAACTTTGATGTTTGCCCGGCCGCCGAGCCGCCGCGCACTACCCGGAAACGAACCGTCACAGAGGTTGCGGGCGCAGGGGTTATCCGTTTTCATAGGGGGAATAGGTCATGAGTGCCAGCAGATAGCCCCGGCTTGCTGGCCGGCAACCCTCCAACCGCGGTGGGGTGCCCCGGGTGAAGACCTGGCTGCACGTCAATCCGGCGTGCGGCAAGCGCGGGTCACACGTGGCTGCCGGCTCTTTTCCGGCGAGAAGTCTCGGTGCGGCCCCTGGTTAAAGGGAGCACAACATGTCAGGAAACTGGTCATTCGAAACCCGGCAGATCCACGTAGGACAGGAGCCAGACGCCGTCACCGGCGCCCGGGCGCTGCCGATCTACCAGAGCACCTCCTTCGTCTTTCCCAGCGCCGAAGCAGCAGCCAACCGGTTTGCGCTGGCCGAGCTGGAGCCGATTTACACCCGGATCGGCAACCCCACCCAGGAAGCGGTGGAAAAGCGGATCGCCTCGCTGGAGGGCGGGATCGGCGCATTGCTGCTGGCCTCCGGGCAGGCCGCGGAAACCCTGTCGATCCTGAACCTGGCCCAGTCCGGTGACCACATTGTGGCCAGCCCCAGCCTTTACGGGGGCACCTACAACCTGTTCAAGCACACCTTGAAGCGGTTCGGCATTGACGTCACTTTCGTCGCAGACCCGGACAACCTGGACCAGTGGCGCGAGGCAGTGCAGCCCAACACCAAGGCGTTCTTCGGCGAGGTGGTTTCCAACCCGCGCCAGGACGTCCTGGACATCGAGGGCATCAGCTCCATCGCCCACGACGCCGGCGTGCCGCTGATCGTGGACAACACGCTCTCCACGCCGTACCTGATCCGGCCGATCGAATGGGGCGCGGACATCGTGGTGCATTCGGCCACGAAGTACCTGGGCGGACACGGCACCTCCATTGCCGGCGTGATCGTGGACTCGGGCAACTTTGACTTCGGCGCCGATCCGGAGAAGTTCCCCGGCTTCAACACCCCGGATGAGAGCTACAACGGGCTGGTCTATGCCCGCGACCTCGGCGCCAACGGGCTGCTGGGCGCCAACCTGGCCTTTGTCCTCAAGGCGCGGGTCCAGTTGCTGCGCGACCTTGGGCCGGCGGTGTCGCCGTTCAACGCGTTCCTTATCGCACAGGGGCTGGAAACGCTGAGCCTGCGGATGGAGCGGCACGTGGCCAACGCCGCCGTCGTCGCGAACTGGCTGGAAAACCACGACGACGTCCTGTCGGTCGCCTATGCGGGCCTGGAATCGAGTCCGTGGTTCGAGCGCGGCCGCAAGTACGGGCCGCGCGGTACCGGAGCCATTGTCTCCTTCGACATCGCCGGCGGTATCGAGGCCGGCAAGCGCTTCGTGGACGCCTTGGAACTGCACTCCCACGTGGCCAACGTTGGTGACGTGCGCTCCCTGGTGATCCATCCGGCGTCGACCACGCACAGCCAGCTCGGCGCGGAGGCACAGGCGTCGGCCGGAGTGAGTCCGGGCCTGGTGCGTCTCTCGGTGGGCCTGGAACATGTCGATGACATCATTGCGGACCTCGACGCCGGTTTCCGGGCAGCCAAGGGAGCGTAGCGGTTCGCGTGACACTGCCTTCGAACACCACTGTGACACCGGCGCCGCCGCGGCACCCCGCACCTCTTCGGGACGGGGTGCTGCGGTACGCCGGGATCGGCAGCTTCGACCTGGAAACCGGCGGGCACCTGCCGCAGGTGACCCTCGCCTATGAGACCTGGGGGAGCCTGAATGCGGACCACTCCAACGCCGTCCTGGTGGCCCACGCCCTGACCGGAAGCACCCATGTGGCGCGGGGCAGCAGCGGGGAAGACGGCTGGTGGGACGCCCTGGTGGGTCCGGGAAAAGCCGTGGACACCGACCGCTTTTTCGTGGTTGCCATCAATATGCTCGGCGGTTGCTACGGCTCCACCGGCCCGTCCTCCACCGATCCGCAGGGCCTGCCCTGGGGCTCCCGCTTTCCGTTTGTTACCGTCCGGGACTCGGTCCGTGCCGAGGCCCGGCTGGCGGACCTGCTGGGTATCGCCTCCTGGCACACGGTGCTGGGCGGTTCGCTGGGCGGGGCCCGGGCGCTGGAATGGGCGGTTACCGAGCCGGACCGGGTGCGGCACTGCGCGGTCATCGCCTGTACGGCTGCCAGCACTGCCGAACAAATTGCGTTTGGCCAGGCGCAGCTGGCGGCCATCCGGCTGGACCCGGATTTCAACGGCGGCGACTACTACAACGGCGCGACGCCGGCGGCCGGGCTGGGTCTGGCCCGCCGGATCGCGCACATCACCTACCGGTCCGAAGCGGAACTGGAATACCGGTTCGGCCGCAGCCCGCAGGAGCCCGAGAATCCGCTGGGATCGGCTGTTCCGGCGGCGCGCGGGCGCTACGCCGTGGAGAGCTACCTGGATCACCAGGCCCGCAAACTCACGGCCCGGTTCGATGCGAACAGCTACCTGGTGCTGACCGAGGCGCTGATGAGCCACGACGTAACCCGTGGTCGGGGCACCCTGCAGCAGGCCCTGGCCGGAACCACCGCGGAGTTCCTCATCGCAGCGGTGGATTCGGACCGGCTGTATTTCCCGCAGCAGTCCCATGACCTGGCCGCTGCCCTGCCCCGGGAGACGGCGGTGCACATGATCAGCGCTCCGATCGGGCACGACGGGTTCCTCACCGACGCCGAGAAGATCGGTGCGCCGCTGCGGGAGCGGTTCTTCGCCTGAGCCGCGCCCGCATCCATCCGCCGCCGCTGCTCTTGCCATCCCGGACCGGGCATGGCAGAACAAGAGCATGCCTGATCAAATTCGCGTCACGGCGCAGGCCAGATGCTCGCCGGCCCAGCTCTGGCACACACTGGTGGACAACCGGGCGGCGTGGTGGCCGGAGCTGGATTTCACGGCCAGCCCGGGTGCCCCGCTGACGGAACGGGCGGCCGACGGCGGTGCGCAGCAGGCCACGGGAACGGTCCTGGCGGTGGCGCGGGGACGGCTGCTGTCCTTCCGCTGGACCAAGCCGGGCTGGAGCGGCCACACGGTGGTGAGCTTC
This window harbors:
- a CDS encoding type IV toxin-antitoxin system AbiEi family antitoxin domain-containing protein, with the translated sequence MDPALIFSADAEASGTDRRSLALSCRSGKLVRLRPGVYMQADDWQKLPPWERQRARIRAAVEQVPGQRVLIQQSAAVIWGLPVIGDSPEVLLLAIHPTHGRRRGNLRWTERRLLEPVTMRDGVPVTSRAHTVLDMAAYLNFERAVPAMDHVLRPDPDRGLPALRKEQLRELAEHLPDSAKRLRALRVIDFAQVLSESAGESYSRAVLYRHGFPDPELQHEFATTAGRFRTDFYWPGHKLAGEFDGSVKYGRGKAGIAPSWDTLLREKRREDAIRATGVGFVRWSWNDITRPPQHPEALVQRLVRAGLSQSRHR
- a CDS encoding VOC family protein codes for the protein MRLDHVSYACESDGLLATTERIASALGADFVKGGVHPRFGTRNMILPLANHQYIEVVEALNHPASDKAPFGQAVRQRSECGGGWMGWCVAVDNLAPFEERLGRAAVPGNRKFPDGQELTWQQIGINGLIADPQVPYMLRWDDGTEALHPSAALPGMPGAVKLASLTIAGSADRVAQWLGTPIEEPLENVGVTWISPKGTPGIMSVTFDTANGSVEI
- a CDS encoding bifunctional o-acetylhomoserine/o-acetylserine sulfhydrylase is translated as MSGNWSFETRQIHVGQEPDAVTGARALPIYQSTSFVFPSAEAAANRFALAELEPIYTRIGNPTQEAVEKRIASLEGGIGALLLASGQAAETLSILNLAQSGDHIVASPSLYGGTYNLFKHTLKRFGIDVTFVADPDNLDQWREAVQPNTKAFFGEVVSNPRQDVLDIEGISSIAHDAGVPLIVDNTLSTPYLIRPIEWGADIVVHSATKYLGGHGTSIAGVIVDSGNFDFGADPEKFPGFNTPDESYNGLVYARDLGANGLLGANLAFVLKARVQLLRDLGPAVSPFNAFLIAQGLETLSLRMERHVANAAVVANWLENHDDVLSVAYAGLESSPWFERGRKYGPRGTGAIVSFDIAGGIEAGKRFVDALELHSHVANVGDVRSLVIHPASTTHSQLGAEAQASAGVSPGLVRLSVGLEHVDDIIADLDAGFRAAKGA
- the metX gene encoding homoserine O-acetyltransferase MetX is translated as MPSNTTVTPAPPRHPAPLRDGVLRYAGIGSFDLETGGHLPQVTLAYETWGSLNADHSNAVLVAHALTGSTHVARGSSGEDGWWDALVGPGKAVDTDRFFVVAINMLGGCYGSTGPSSTDPQGLPWGSRFPFVTVRDSVRAEARLADLLGIASWHTVLGGSLGGARALEWAVTEPDRVRHCAVIACTAASTAEQIAFGQAQLAAIRLDPDFNGGDYYNGATPAAGLGLARRIAHITYRSEAELEYRFGRSPQEPENPLGSAVPAARGRYAVESYLDHQARKLTARFDANSYLVLTEALMSHDVTRGRGTLQQALAGTTAEFLIAAVDSDRLYFPQQSHDLAAALPRETAVHMISAPIGHDGFLTDAEKIGAPLRERFFA
- a CDS encoding SRPBCC family protein, with amino-acid sequence MPDQIRVTAQARCSPAQLWHTLVDNRAAWWPELDFTASPGAPLTERAADGGAQQATGTVLAVARGRLLSFRWTKPGWSGHTVVSFQLDAAPGPDDDDALDRAEAPGSSAGWQGSTGMDYTDVVVTESGLGTIAAGGDVVAAHTGDWADHLADLIKLAEDASGT